The Kryptolebias marmoratus isolate JLee-2015 linkage group LG7, ASM164957v2, whole genome shotgun sequence region gatatgcattccctccaGGCATGTTAGgcctttatttctttgtttgttgtttttgctgtttatcaGATGAAATGCGTTTCAGGTCCTGTGCGAGCTGTGATGTGGAATCATTAATCTGCCTGCTCCTGCTGAAGCCTGCCGTTTCACTCGATTGACTGCAGCCGTTAAGACAAGAGGCAAGACGGAGGGAGGAAAAACGGCGAGGAGATGGAGATATGACGCACAGATTTATGTAGAAAGACATGAAAAGGACATGCACAATAGGTTGCTggtacacatacacacacacacacacacacacaaactgctcACCCACACAGCCACACAGAAACTGATTCTTTTCATTCCCTGACAGGCACATACAGTACATGGACACACACTGGAGCCTAATCACAGTCTCTGTGTTAAACGAAGAACAGGAATAAAAGGCTGGATGGACTGATGGACTGTCTTCATTACATTCCAGTCCTCCTTCGGGAGGAGACGTGTGTGTAGGAGCGGTTTAAATCACCATAATCCCTTCCCTGTGCCATTTCACTCCGGCTTTTAAGTTGCCTTCCCTGCTCTCGTTCTTTGTATCTCCTCCTATTTGTCTGTGTAAAATTGCCCATGTGGGGAAAATAAGTGGCTTTCACCATGaaataatgacaaagttttcttacaaatacagaaaaaaagttgggGGAGGGGAGAGATGACGACTGTTAAGTTTTAAGGACTTCAGCATTGGATAAGAttatcattcattcatttataacTGACACAGAGCACTGCTTtgatcgcccactgcctttttgcccatgtgtttgtgtttatgggTGCTTATCTGTAcagctagcaaaatatctcgtgaaccacttgacagattttaatgaaactcacaggaagtagtcatttgatatatatatttacatctacaactgattagcttttgaagtcaaatccattcaagatggttgccacagctaattgacattaggcaatgtctctaactcagttaaattttgtgtggtagtagctgagaatcattcccatGATATATTCTAAATGCTAATACATCTTGTGAGAGCTCACAATGAGATGCATACGGTTATTTATGAGGTTTCATTGAAATGGCTATAGCATCCCTTCTCCATAAgaagattttcatttaaaactttggtgtgaAAAGCTGTGTcaatatacattcctttaaggaaagctTGGCATTTTATTATACTCAGTTTTAAATGCTCCTATTAATTAGTGCTCTAATAAGAAATGCTTAAGGCAGCAGTGCTCCACCTTACCAGTTGGACCTGTCATATTTTATGGATGTTGGTGACTCTATGGTGCATCTGCTCTCAAAGGAACAAGCATTTCAAGTGGTCAACCATGGAATCCAATAAAGTATAGGAATAATGAGCATGTGAGGCCTGGCTGAATAACAAGGTCAGTGTTATTGCTTTCTTTATATTGGCGATGAGAGTATTCATCAGGACTGGTTTCAAAAGCTGccattgattttagtttaaccTGAACTGAAAACCAACTAGTGCAGCTTTTAATGAGCttcactgagtttttttttctttcaacctatggtattaaaatgttttaacccAGCTTTTTCTAGTGCAAATAAAGCTTTGTGTTGACTTCAGCTCTCAGTAATCACAGGTGGGGGAAATAATGAGAACCtgtaatataaaaatgtttaaataagctAAAGGAGGAGCAGCCCAATTGTACCCCTGATAATAATTTATGTGCTATAAATGAAAGCAGATAAATAAGCTGACATTATGccggaaacaaaaaaaaaaacaaaaacaaaaacaaaaagtaaagccTCCGAATGACATTACGGGGGTGTGATCttatgaaaagtaaaataaaatgatgaataaaatgaATAGACCAAACGTGTTCCCAACTAAAATCCTGCAAGGTTTATCGTCAGGGCGTTTATCTGACCAACCCACCAGCTATTCTTCTCCGTGCCCAGCTTGACATCTCCACAGAAACCATTGTTATGAAGGTCATTtcacagaaaagaaatgaaaagggTTTCACTGGAGAAAGTTCAGGGTGATCACCTTCACTTCATTCAGCCACTACTGCATTATGCTCCCATGGATGACTTCTACTATTCACTTCGTACAATACATCGTGGCCTCTGCATCCCCTCGCCAGCCCCTTGCCAGCCTGAGTGAATGAGGAGACCTGGAGCCAAGCCGTTGGGGCTTTGTCAGAAAGTAGGATGACAGCCTTCGGGGAGTTTGCACGCCTAGCAGAAGGTCAGCTTCAAGTGTGGAACAGACTGTGTGTGCATTGGATAGTGGCACCGTTCCTTCACCAAAAAGAACTGGGATGTGATCATGTCCATGTTTGCTGATGTGGCGAGTTACTAAATTAAAGCAATTCCCTCCATCAATGTGTTTGTTGAAAACTGATCAACAGTCAGAGGTGGGTAGAAATGCGTTACATTTACTCCGTTACATTTACTCCGTTACATTTACTCAAGTAGCTTTTTGGGGAAATTGTACTTGTGAgagtattttaaatgttaaagactTATACTTCTACTTGAGTAAATTTTAGGGGAGAAAAACGCAACCTTTACTCCGTTATTATGGGCTTCGTGCCGATCGCTACCGTTACTTTTGTCTTAAGTATGTAAAAATTTTTGCAGCAAAATATTGCGTAACTTATTGTCACCTGACATGTAACCAATCAAGTGAAGCCAGCCAGTCACGTGACCACACACAACAAACTCTCCACGCTGGCCATGTTGAGTCGGAGATTCTGGACCCGGTAGATGAGTGAAAGAAAGACGGACGGTACCGAAAAGAATGGCGACAGAAGATACTGGTGAAGAGGAGTCAGAGCACCCCTGGCCTCACATACGAGCAATGTTCACCTTACAATCTTCTAAAAAGAACAGTTACATCATGCGCTGTCAGCTGTGTCTACCAAAACTTGTAGATATTTCAGCCTACAAGAACTCAACGTCAAATTTGAGAAAACACGTTGCGGTaagtttgtcatttattttttacttttttgtgtaatAATGTCAGCTTTATTACAACAGCATGCATAACTTTAACACCGTGTATGACGTGACTGTTAAATGTTAAGCGGGGTATTACTAAAAACGTGTTTACACTCTGTGTTAGCACACATTAGCAATATGACaatttagctaaaaacaaacgGTTCGCTACAAATGGGACGGTTGGTGGCAAGATTTAGCTACATATATTGACAGTCCCCTcagatttttaaagtcacaaaccTCCAATAAGTCTGTCTTAGTGGAACACAATAGATTCATACAGGCCTAGtaggaaaaaatacataaatgtcaCAGTATTATACTATTACTTCCACAGGCCCTTTTCCCTTTACAATGTGGTATTCTAAACTCTCTGGGTTAACCAGTCATTGAATTCAAGAGGGTAAATCATTCAACTAGATAAtcataataacaataattattattaactcAATGATTTGGAAAATCAATGCGAAATGTGAAAATGCAATAGGTTTATCTGAAATGTTTGATGTGTGGATAAtatattattattcttttttattttttgtgaacagAGGATCCACCCGAACAGCTTGATGAAATATTCTGAGTTGGTAGATTCCAACAAGAAGCGAAAATCCTCCTCTTCTGATGAGCCACCAAGGAAGAGTGTGAAAATCACAGATTCCCTCATCTCTCCACGACGAGTAACTCAGGCAAAGCTTGATAGGCTCATTGTAAATTTTGTCTGTGAAGCTAGCCAACCATTTTCTGTGGTTGAGGCGCCATCTTTTAAGAACATAATTGAATCTCTTCATCCTCAGTGCACTttaatgacaagaaaaacattatGCTGTAGAATACAGGAAGCTGCAAAGAACTTGAAGAGCATAATCATTAAAAAGTTGAGTGCTGTGAACCATGTTGCCACCACAACAGACTGCTGGACTGCCAGACAGCGTAGTTATTTAGGTGTCACCTGTCACTGGATAGAACCTACCACACTGGAGAGGCAATCTGCTGCTTTGGCTTGTCAACGTGTTAAAGGCTCACACACATTTGATGTTCTTGCTGCTGCATTAGAAGAAATACATTCTGAATATCAGATCAGGGAAAAGGTGACCAGAACTACAACTGACAGTGGCTCTAATTTCTTGAAAGCCTTTCGTTTGTATGGTGTGGATGAAAAGGAAGATAAAGATGTCAATAGACAAGAGGAGAAAGACTCCAGCATGGACGAAGCATCACAAGATGAAAGCGAGTCAGAGATGGAATATCACGATGTAGCTGCCATTCTGGATGATGACACTGGCCTTGAGTACCAACttccaaaacaccaaaaatgtgCATGCCATCTGCTGAATCTCATATCAACAGTTGATGCCACTCGTGCAGAAGTGGGCCATGAAACCTATAGAAGACTATCTCGATCTGCTTTTGCTAAATGTACTGCTCTGTGGAATAAAACAAGCAGGTCAAGCAAGGGGTTTGAAACTGTTGAACGTGAATGCAAACTGCAGTTCCTCCGACCTAATCCAACCCGTTGGAACTCTGTGTTCCTAGCTGTTGAAAGAGTGGTGCGCATTCACAAAGAGCAGGGAGAATCTGCATTTCGCAATGTATGCACAACATTGCAGATAAAGATGTAAGTTGGCAGAGTTCatgttaataaataatacataaaaaatattattaaaatgtttatcaaCTTTTATATTGTATGTATGTGTCAGAAAAACATGCACTGTGCACATTTAACATATCAACAAAAACTataattcagttttcatttaagGTTGAATCCAGCTGAAATGGGATTTTTGGCTGAGTATGTTGCTGTGATGAAACCTGTTGCCATGGCCCTCAACATTCTTCAAGGGGAATCATCTGTGCACATGGGCTTCCTCCTGCCAACTCTACACCAGTTGCAAGACAAGCTGAAGAAGCTGGTATCATCTTGCAAAGTGTGTGCACCTCTCATCGATGCCCTGCAGGATGGGATTCAGAAACGTTTTGCTGAGATAATGAAAGAACCTGAGCTCATTGCTGCAGCTATACTCCTAcctaaattcaaaacaaactgcACTACAGATGAGAACATCTTAAAATCtggtaaacataaaaacatcagtgtgtgtgtgcacatgtgcatGCTCACAAAACATTACATACATGTACTATAAATGATGCATAAGTGTACAGAAGTaattctttgcaaaaaaaatgattttacagGCCTCGACTACATCAAGGATCACTTGGACACGAACGCTGATGATGAcaacagcacaaacagcagcaactctGATGAAGAAGACTTCTTTGGATCCATTATGACCAGAAAATCCCAAACAGGAGAGTTGGAGAGGTATCTATCATGTCCATCTACTGGGGGTATGGATCTGTTACACTCTTTTCCTCAAATCAAGCGGTTGTCACTCAAAGTCAACACAAGTCTTCCAGCATCTGCAGCTTGTGAGAGACTCTTTAGTCATGCAGGACTCCTTTTTACTGCTAAGAGATCACAGCTTCACTGCAAAAACCTTGAGAGCCAGTTACTCTTAAAGCTTAACGGTCACATTACTGAGTAATGTTTCAAAAACCGAGACATATTTTCTTCTCGTCACTCATTGAGTTTATGTTGTCAGTTGTTTTACTGATTAAGTTCAGGAATATGCAGTCCTTTTGTTGATGTGTAGGATTGTATTTAAGTTTATACTTAAACAGTTTGTGCTGTTTATAGGATgtcaaaatgtaagaaaatgagTTCCAACATTTACGGGTAGAAACAAAGTTTTGCAAAAAGccaagtttat contains the following coding sequences:
- the LOC108239391 gene encoding uncharacterized protein LOC108239391 — encoded protein: MATEDTGEEESEHPWPHIRAMFTLQSSKKNSYIMRCQLCLPKLVDISAYKNSTSNLRKHVARIHPNSLMKYSELVDSNKKRKSSSSDEPPRKSVKITDSLISPRRVTQAKLDRLIVNFVCEASQPFSVVEAPSFKNIIESLHPQCTLMTRKTLCCRIQEAAKNLKSIIIKKLSAVNHVATTTDCWTARQRSYLGVTCHWIEPTTLERQSAALACQRVKGSHTFDVLAAALEEIHSEYQIREKVTRTTTDSGSNFLKAFRLYGVDEKEDKDVNRQEEKDSSMDEASQDESESEMEYHDVAAILDDDTGLEYQLPKHQKCACHLLNLISTVDATRAEVGHETYRRLSRSAFAKCTALWNKTSRSSKGFETVERECKLQFLRPNPTRWNSVFLAVERVVRIHKEQGESAFRNVCTTLQIKMLNPAEMGFLAEYVAVMKPVAMALNILQGESSVHMGFLLPTLHQLQDKLKKLVSSCKVCAPLIDALQDGIQKRFAEIMKEPELIAAAILLPKFKTNCTTDENILKSGLDYIKDHLDTNADDDNSTNSSNSDEEDFFGSIMTRKSQTGELERYLSCPSTGGMDLLHSFPQIKRLSLKVNTSLPASAACERLFSHAGLLFTAKRSQLHCKNLESQLLLKLNGHITE